In Neorhizobium sp. NCHU2750, a single genomic region encodes these proteins:
- a CDS encoding CinA family protein, with protein MSLFAADIEETARRIVADFSARGLMLSTAESCTGGLIAGALTDIPGSSAVVDRGFVTYTNEAKMDMLGVNAATLEAFGAVSRETALQMVNGALFRSRSNLAVAVTGVAGPGGGSKEKPVGLVHLAARARSGAILHREMHYGEIGRTEIRLATVRTAFEMLIEAAGI; from the coding sequence ATGAGCCTGTTTGCGGCGGATATTGAAGAGACCGCGAGACGGATTGTTGCCGATTTCTCGGCCCGCGGCCTAATGTTGTCGACGGCCGAATCCTGCACCGGGGGACTGATAGCCGGCGCGCTGACCGATATTCCCGGCTCCTCCGCCGTCGTCGACCGCGGCTTCGTCACCTATACCAACGAGGCCAAGATGGACATGCTGGGCGTCAATGCAGCGACGCTTGAAGCCTTCGGCGCGGTATCGCGGGAAACCGCCTTGCAGATGGTCAACGGCGCCCTGTTCCGCTCACGCTCGAACCTTGCCGTCGCCGTCACCGGCGTTGCCGGGCCGGGCGGCGGGTCGAAGGAGAAACCCGTGGGTCTGGTTCATCTCGCCGCCCGTGCCCGCTCCGGCGCCATTCTCCATCGCGAAATGCACTATGGAGAGATCGGCCGCACCGAGATCAGACTGGCGACAGTGAGGACGGCCTTCGAGATGCTGATCGAAGCCGCCGGCATTTGA
- a CDS encoding bifunctional 2-C-methyl-D-erythritol 4-phosphate cytidylyltransferase/2-C-methyl-D-erythritol 2,4-cyclodiphosphate synthase, whose protein sequence is MTIGIVIVAAGRGERAGSPDEGPKQYRLIGGRSVIAHTLETFLNWQRSGPIVVVIHPDDEALYTAATKGLSGAGALTTTFGGETRQRSVYEGLKALSTTEATHVMIHDAARPFVDHAILDRVADAFDKGIDAVLPAVSVTDTLKRGGSDGLVHETVPRSGLYAAQTPQSFLLAEIRAAHEKAAALRRDDFTDDAAIAEWAGLPVSIVEGSVDNIKLTVKRDMTMADEKLSSRMLPDVRTGNGYDVHQLVEGDGVTLCGIFIPHNQKLLGHSDADVALHALTDALLATCGAGDIGDHFPPSDMQWKGAPSRIFLEHAANIVREKGGTIMNADISLIAEAPKVGPHRDRMRENLAAMLGISLDRCSVKATTNEKIGFVGRREGIAAIATATVVYRGDDA, encoded by the coding sequence ATGACAATCGGTATCGTCATCGTCGCTGCAGGACGAGGTGAAAGGGCTGGCTCTCCGGACGAGGGCCCCAAGCAATACAGGCTGATCGGCGGGCGATCCGTCATTGCCCACACATTGGAGACCTTCCTCAACTGGCAACGCAGCGGCCCGATCGTCGTCGTCATCCATCCCGATGACGAAGCACTCTATACGGCCGCCACCAAAGGCCTGTCAGGCGCCGGCGCGCTGACCACCACGTTCGGTGGAGAGACGCGCCAGCGCTCCGTCTACGAGGGCCTGAAGGCGCTTTCCACAACCGAGGCGACTCACGTGATGATCCACGATGCCGCCCGCCCCTTCGTCGACCATGCCATCCTCGACCGCGTTGCAGACGCCTTCGACAAGGGTATCGACGCCGTCCTGCCGGCTGTCAGCGTCACCGACACGCTGAAGCGCGGTGGATCGGACGGGCTGGTGCACGAGACGGTACCGCGCAGCGGCCTCTACGCCGCCCAGACACCGCAGAGCTTTCTGCTTGCCGAGATCCGCGCCGCCCACGAGAAAGCCGCAGCGCTTCGCCGCGATGACTTTACCGACGACGCAGCGATCGCCGAATGGGCCGGCCTGCCGGTCTCCATCGTCGAGGGCTCCGTCGACAACATCAAACTGACCGTCAAGCGGGACATGACCATGGCCGATGAAAAACTCTCCTCCAGAATGCTGCCGGACGTGCGCACCGGCAACGGCTATGACGTGCACCAGCTGGTGGAGGGCGATGGCGTGACGCTCTGTGGCATCTTCATTCCGCACAACCAGAAGCTTCTCGGCCATTCCGATGCCGACGTCGCTCTGCATGCTCTCACAGACGCGCTACTGGCCACCTGCGGCGCCGGTGATATCGGCGACCATTTCCCGCCCTCCGACATGCAGTGGAAGGGCGCCCCCTCGAGAATCTTTCTCGAGCATGCGGCCAATATTGTCCGTGAAAAGGGCGGCACGATCATGAATGCCGATATCTCGCTGATAGCCGAGGCCCCCAAGGTCGGCCCTCACCGCGACCGGATGCGCGAAAACCTCGCCGCCATGCTCGGCATCTCGCTCGACCGCTGCTCGGTCAAGGCGACGACCAACGAGAAGATCGGCTTCGTCGGCCGTCGCGAAGGTATCGCCGCGATCGCGACCGCAACGGTGGTCTACCGCGGAGACGATGCATGA
- a CDS encoding DUF465 domain-containing protein, which translates to MSGMLHELAAEFPDFKTLVRHLQQTDGHFARLCRSYEELTRRVHQAEKRNEPTGDAMLIDMCKQRRQLKDEIYGMLVQPEPDAEVIKLAV; encoded by the coding sequence ATGTCTGGCATGCTGCATGAACTGGCCGCGGAATTTCCGGATTTCAAGACGCTTGTGCGTCATCTCCAGCAGACGGATGGGCACTTTGCCCGACTTTGCCGGAGCTACGAAGAACTGACCCGGAGAGTTCATCAGGCCGAGAAACGCAACGAGCCGACCGGCGATGCCATGCTCATCGACATGTGCAAGCAGCGCAGGCAGCTCAAGGATGAAATCTACGGGATGCTGGTTCAGCCTGAGCCAGACGCAGAAGTGATCAAGCTGGCCGTCTAA
- the dusB gene encoding tRNA dihydrouridine synthase DusB yields MHVCLKDHQLRCSDLARPFQIGSVTVRNRAVLAPMSGVTDLAFRKLAWRYGAGLVVTEMVASRELAMNKGESWARLKNAGMSPHMVQLAGREVYWMAEAAKIAADNGADIIDINMGCPAKKVTGGYSGSALMRDPDHALSMIEATVKAVSVPVTVKMRLGWDHDNLNAPLIASRAEQVGAQMITVHGRTRMQFYEGKADWDAIRAVREVISLPLIANGDVQTREDAAEIMRRSGADAVMIGRGAQGRPWHVGWLAGHAAPAAGDIADIVIEHYEAMLDFYGCEAGLRHARKHLGWYMERHGCDIAPEDKAAIMVSRDPAEVIRRLSSLLGHENPESARKEAA; encoded by the coding sequence ATGCACGTTTGCCTGAAAGATCATCAATTGCGCTGCAGCGATCTCGCCAGACCATTTCAGATCGGATCGGTCACTGTCCGCAACCGGGCCGTGCTTGCACCGATGTCCGGCGTCACCGACCTTGCGTTCCGCAAGCTCGCCTGGCGCTATGGCGCAGGGCTCGTTGTCACCGAAATGGTTGCCAGCCGCGAACTGGCAATGAACAAGGGCGAGTCGTGGGCGAGGCTGAAGAATGCCGGCATGTCGCCGCATATGGTGCAGCTTGCCGGTCGCGAGGTCTACTGGATGGCCGAGGCGGCGAAGATCGCTGCCGATAATGGTGCCGACATCATCGACATCAACATGGGATGTCCGGCCAAGAAGGTCACCGGTGGTTATTCCGGCTCGGCCTTGATGCGCGATCCCGACCACGCGCTGTCGATGATCGAGGCGACGGTGAAGGCCGTCTCCGTTCCGGTCACCGTCAAGATGCGGCTCGGCTGGGATCACGACAATCTCAATGCACCGCTGATCGCGAGCCGTGCAGAACAGGTGGGTGCGCAGATGATCACCGTGCATGGACGCACCCGCATGCAATTTTATGAAGGCAAGGCGGACTGGGATGCTATCCGCGCAGTGCGGGAGGTGATCTCGCTGCCGCTGATCGCCAATGGTGACGTCCAGACGCGGGAAGATGCCGCCGAGATCATGCGTCGCTCGGGGGCTGACGCGGTGATGATCGGCCGCGGTGCCCAAGGGCGGCCCTGGCATGTCGGCTGGCTTGCCGGCCATGCCGCACCGGCAGCAGGCGACATCGCCGATATCGTCATCGAACATTACGAGGCGATGCTCGACTTCTACGGCTGCGAGGCGGGTCTTCGGCATGCGCGCAAACATCTCGGCTGGTACATGGAGCGCCATGGTTGCGACATTGCGCCGGAAGACAAGGCGGCGATCATGGTGTCTCGTGATCCCGCAGAGGTAATCCGCCGTCTTTCGTCTCTTCTTGGACACGAAAATCCCGAATCAGCCCGCAAGGAGGCTGCATGA
- a CDS encoding nitrogen regulation protein NR(II) has translation MTKSAVQDAAHGQALAMAVLNSVQNPVILVDPAGVIAFANWEAETFFGASAAYLAKHKISSFIPFGSPLLALIEQVRERKAPVNEYRVDLSSPKLGQEKLVDLYVAPVASEPGSIVVVFQERSMADKIDRQLTHRAAARSVTGLASMLAHEIKNPLSGIRGAAQLLETVVPDDDRPLTRLICDETDRIVSLVDRMEVFSDERPVDRVPLNIHSVLDHVKAVAKAGFAREIKISEMYDPSLPPVYANRDQLVQVFLNLIKNAAEAVDGQPDAEIMLTTAYRPGIKLSVAGTREKISLPLEFCVIDNGPGVPADLVPHLFDPFITTKTNGSGLGLALVAKIIGGHGGIVECDSQAHRTVFRVLMPMHKEEAGDGRALNSTGSEK, from the coding sequence ATGACTAAGTCTGCCGTACAGGACGCCGCTCACGGGCAGGCGCTGGCCATGGCCGTGCTCAATTCCGTTCAGAACCCGGTCATTCTCGTCGATCCGGCCGGAGTCATCGCCTTTGCCAACTGGGAGGCTGAAACGTTTTTCGGCGCCAGTGCCGCCTATCTCGCCAAGCACAAGATTTCGAGCTTCATTCCGTTCGGCAGCCCGCTTCTGGCGCTGATCGAGCAGGTGCGCGAGCGCAAGGCGCCGGTCAACGAATATCGCGTCGACCTGTCGTCGCCGAAGCTCGGCCAGGAGAAGCTTGTCGATCTCTATGTGGCACCGGTGGCGAGCGAGCCAGGCTCGATCGTCGTCGTGTTCCAGGAGCGGTCGATGGCGGACAAGATCGACCGGCAGCTGACGCACCGGGCGGCCGCGCGTTCGGTCACCGGCCTTGCCTCGATGCTTGCCCATGAGATCAAGAACCCGCTCTCGGGTATTCGTGGTGCCGCCCAGCTTCTCGAAACCGTGGTGCCGGACGACGATCGTCCGCTGACCCGGCTGATCTGCGACGAGACCGACCGGATCGTCTCGCTGGTCGACCGCATGGAAGTGTTTTCCGACGAGCGACCGGTCGACCGGGTGCCGCTCAATATCCATTCCGTGCTCGACCATGTGAAGGCGGTGGCCAAGGCCGGCTTTGCCCGCGAGATCAAGATCTCGGAAATGTACGACCCGTCGCTGCCGCCGGTCTATGCCAATCGTGACCAGCTGGTGCAGGTCTTCCTCAATCTCATCAAGAATGCGGCAGAGGCCGTCGACGGCCAGCCGGATGCCGAGATCATGCTGACGACGGCCTACCGGCCGGGCATCAAGCTCTCGGTTGCCGGCACGCGCGAAAAGATCTCGCTGCCGCTCGAATTCTGCGTCATCGACAATGGTCCGGGCGTGCCGGCCGACCTCGTGCCGCATCTCTTCGATCCCTTTATCACCACCAAGACCAATGGCTCGGGCCTTGGTCTTGCGCTGGTTGCCAAGATCATCGGCGGCCATGGCGGCATTGTCGAATGCGACAGCCAGGCCCACCGAACCGTATTCCGTGTTTTGATGCCCATGCACAAGGAAGAGGCCGGTGACGGCCGCGCCTTGAACTCCACAGGAAGCGAAAAATGA
- a CDS encoding SGNH/GDSL hydrolase family protein: protein MKSVLCFGDSLTWGYNPEGPERHAFEDRWPSVLAACLGPGVNVIAEGLGGRTTAYDDHLADCDRNGVKALPSILHSHMPLDLVIIMLGTNDMKPVIAGTAHAARAGMQRLVGLVRNHDYSFGYDVPEIVLMSPPPLCETANPVFSATFRGSIEESAMLASLYRDLADDLGCAFFDAGSVAHTSPLDGTHLTAEGTRAIGRGLEPIVRMLLGP, encoded by the coding sequence ATGAAATCCGTTCTCTGCTTCGGCGATTCGCTCACATGGGGCTACAACCCCGAAGGACCGGAGCGTCACGCATTCGAGGATCGCTGGCCAAGCGTCCTTGCTGCGTGCCTTGGGCCCGGCGTGAACGTGATCGCCGAAGGATTGGGCGGGCGCACGACGGCTTATGATGACCATCTTGCGGATTGCGACCGCAATGGCGTGAAGGCGCTTCCGTCGATCCTTCACAGCCATATGCCTCTCGATCTGGTCATCATCATGCTGGGGACCAACGACATGAAGCCGGTGATTGCCGGCACCGCCCATGCGGCGCGTGCCGGCATGCAGAGGCTCGTGGGGCTCGTTCGCAATCATGATTATTCATTCGGCTACGATGTGCCCGAGATTGTCCTGATGTCGCCGCCACCGCTATGCGAAACGGCCAATCCGGTGTTCTCGGCAACGTTCCGTGGCAGTATCGAGGAATCGGCGATGCTGGCTTCGCTCTATCGCGATCTGGCGGACGATCTCGGATGTGCCTTCTTCGATGCGGGCTCGGTTGCTCATACCAGCCCCCTCGATGGAACGCATCTCACAGCTGAGGGTACTCGGGCAATTGGTCGCGGTTTGGAGCCGATCGTGCGAATGCTGCTTGGCCCTTGA
- a CDS encoding type II toxin-antitoxin system RatA family toxin, translating into MPKFEIRRPVKHSPDKMYALVADVERYPEFLPLCEALLIRTRKERDGKTLLLADMTVGYKAIKETFTTQVLLNPAEQAIDVKYIEGPFKYLDNRWRFEPAADGGEGCVVHFYIDYEFKSMILGALMGSMFDRAFRMFTDAFEARADKVYA; encoded by the coding sequence ATGCCCAAGTTCGAAATTCGCCGCCCCGTCAAGCACAGCCCCGACAAGATGTATGCGTTGGTCGCAGACGTGGAGCGCTATCCGGAATTCCTGCCGCTCTGCGAGGCTCTTCTCATCCGCACCCGCAAGGAGCGGGACGGCAAGACGCTGCTGCTTGCCGACATGACGGTGGGCTACAAGGCGATCAAGGAAACCTTCACGACGCAGGTCCTGCTCAATCCGGCGGAACAGGCGATCGACGTGAAGTATATCGAGGGTCCGTTCAAGTATCTCGACAATCGCTGGCGCTTCGAGCCTGCCGCCGATGGCGGCGAGGGATGCGTGGTGCATTTCTACATCGACTACGAATTCAAGAGCATGATTTTAGGCGCGCTGATGGGGTCGATGTTCGATCGCGCCTTCCGGATGTTCACCGACGCATTCGAAGCGCGGGCAGACAAGGTCTATGCCTGA
- the lipA gene encoding lipoyl synthase — protein MVTILDRTTLSEEKRVRHPEKAHRPDTEVMRKPDWIRVKAPVSKGYQDTRAIVRENKLVTVCEEAGCPNIGECWDKKHATFMIMGEICTRACAFCNVATGKPNALDMSEPESVARAVKEMGLQHVVITSVDRDDLEDGGAEHFEKVIWAIRAASPLTTIEILTPDFLKKPGALERVVAAKPDVFNHNMETVPGNYLTVRPGARYFHSVRLLQRVKELDPTMFTKSGIMVGLGEERNEVLQLMDDLRTADVDFLTIGQYLQPTRKHHKVEKFVTPEEFKSYETVAYTKGFLMVSSSPLTRSSHHAGDDFARLRAAREKKLLAAAE, from the coding sequence ATGGTCACCATTCTCGACAGGACGACCCTCTCCGAAGAGAAGCGCGTCCGCCATCCGGAAAAGGCGCATCGGCCCGATACCGAGGTGATGCGCAAGCCGGACTGGATCCGCGTCAAGGCGCCGGTGTCGAAGGGCTACCAGGATACCCGTGCGATCGTGCGCGAGAACAAGCTGGTGACGGTCTGCGAAGAGGCAGGCTGTCCCAATATTGGCGAGTGCTGGGACAAGAAGCACGCCACCTTCATGATCATGGGCGAGATCTGCACGCGTGCCTGCGCCTTCTGCAACGTGGCGACCGGCAAGCCGAACGCGCTCGACATGTCAGAGCCGGAAAGCGTCGCCCGTGCGGTGAAGGAAATGGGACTGCAGCATGTTGTCATCACCTCAGTCGACCGCGACGATCTGGAGGACGGTGGTGCCGAGCATTTCGAGAAGGTGATCTGGGCGATCCGGGCTGCCTCTCCGCTGACGACGATAGAGATCCTGACGCCGGACTTCCTGAAGAAGCCGGGCGCGCTGGAGCGGGTCGTGGCAGCCAAGCCCGACGTGTTCAACCACAATATGGAGACGGTGCCGGGCAATTACCTGACGGTGCGTCCCGGCGCGCGCTATTTCCATTCCGTGCGGCTGTTGCAGCGGGTCAAGGAACTCGACCCGACGATGTTCACCAAGTCGGGCATCATGGTCGGTCTTGGGGAAGAGCGTAACGAGGTGCTGCAGTTGATGGACGACCTCAGGACGGCAGATGTCGACTTCCTGACGATCGGCCAGTATCTGCAGCCGACGCGCAAGCACCACAAGGTCGAAAAATTCGTTACGCCTGAAGAATTCAAATCCTATGAGACCGTTGCCTATACGAAGGGCTTCCTGATGGTCTCGTCCAGCCCGCTCACACGCTCGTCGCATCATGCCGGAGACGATTTTGCTCGTCTGAGGGCTGCGCGTGAGAAGAAGCTATTGGCTGCCGCCGAATAA
- a CDS encoding GlsB/YeaQ/YmgE family stress response membrane protein: MESVGWIGAIIIGGLAGWLAGKLMDMRFGIFMNIILGIVGSVVAIAVLKAFHVFVQDSRLGYFVTAFLGASLLLFVAKIVRR, translated from the coding sequence ATGGAAAGCGTTGGCTGGATCGGGGCGATCATTATCGGTGGACTGGCGGGCTGGCTCGCCGGCAAGCTGATGGATATGCGTTTCGGCATCTTCATGAATATCATTCTCGGCATTGTCGGCTCGGTTGTCGCCATTGCCGTGCTGAAAGCCTTCCACGTGTTCGTGCAGGATAGCCGGCTCGGTTATTTCGTGACGGCTTTTCTCGGCGCCAGCCTTTTGCTATTCGTCGCCAAAATCGTAAGGCGCTAA
- the lpdA gene encoding dihydrolipoyl dehydrogenase has translation MSNAYDLIVIGAGPGGYIAAIRAAQLGMKVAVVEREHLAGICSNWGCIPTKALLRTADVMHTATHAKDYGLTLEGSIKPDVKAIVARSRGIAARMNNGVGFLFKKNKVDIIWGEAKLTKPGEIVVGKSTKPVVQPQGPVPKNTLGEGTYTAKHIIVATGARPRALPGIEPDGKLIWTYFEAMKPEELPKSLLVMGSGAIGIEFASFYNAMGVDVTVVEIMTQVMPVEDAEISAFAKKQFEKQGIKIHLEAKVAKVEKGANSITATVEKKDGTSEKITADRMISAVGVQANIENIGLEAVGVKTERGFIVIDGYGKTNVPGIYAIGDVAGGPLLAHKAEHEAVVCVEKIAGLPNVHATDKGKIPGCTYCNPQVASVGLTEAKAKEQGRDIRVGRFSFAANGKAVALGEDQGMVKTIFDKKTGELLGAHMVGAEVTELIQGFVVAMNLETTEEDLMHTIFPHPTISETMKESVLDAYGRVLNA, from the coding sequence ATGTCCAACGCTTATGACCTTATCGTAATCGGCGCCGGCCCCGGCGGTTATATCGCCGCCATTCGTGCCGCACAGCTCGGCATGAAGGTTGCCGTCGTCGAACGCGAGCATCTCGCCGGTATTTGCTCCAACTGGGGCTGCATCCCGACCAAGGCTCTGCTGCGCACGGCCGACGTCATGCATACTGCAACCCATGCCAAGGATTACGGTCTGACGCTCGAAGGCTCGATCAAGCCGGACGTCAAGGCGATCGTCGCGCGTTCGCGCGGCATTGCCGCCCGCATGAACAACGGCGTCGGCTTCCTGTTCAAGAAAAACAAGGTCGATATCATCTGGGGTGAAGCCAAGCTCACCAAGCCGGGCGAAATCGTCGTCGGCAAGTCGACCAAGCCGGTTGTCCAGCCGCAGGGTCCGGTGCCGAAGAACACGCTGGGCGAGGGCACCTATACCGCCAAGCACATCATCGTCGCCACCGGCGCCCGTCCGCGCGCGCTGCCCGGCATCGAGCCGGACGGCAAGCTGATCTGGACCTATTTCGAAGCGATGAAGCCGGAAGAGCTGCCGAAGTCGCTGCTCGTCATGGGTTCGGGCGCGATCGGCATCGAGTTCGCCTCCTTCTACAATGCCATGGGCGTCGACGTCACCGTGGTCGAGATCATGACCCAGGTCATGCCGGTCGAGGATGCCGAAATTTCCGCCTTCGCCAAGAAGCAGTTCGAAAAGCAGGGCATCAAGATCCATCTGGAAGCCAAGGTCGCCAAGGTGGAGAAGGGTGCAAACTCGATCACCGCGACGGTCGAGAAGAAGGACGGCACGTCGGAGAAGATCACTGCCGACCGGATGATCTCGGCCGTCGGCGTTCAGGCCAATATCGAGAACATCGGCCTTGAGGCTGTAGGCGTAAAGACTGAGCGCGGCTTCATCGTCATCGACGGTTACGGCAAGACCAACGTTCCCGGCATCTATGCAATCGGTGACGTCGCCGGTGGCCCGCTGCTCGCCCACAAGGCCGAGCATGAGGCCGTCGTCTGCGTCGAGAAGATCGCCGGCCTGCCGAATGTTCACGCCACCGACAAGGGCAAGATCCCGGGCTGCACCTACTGCAACCCGCAGGTCGCCTCGGTCGGTCTTACCGAAGCGAAGGCTAAGGAACAGGGTCGCGACATCCGCGTCGGTCGCTTCTCCTTTGCCGCCAACGGCAAGGCCGTGGCACTCGGCGAGGACCAGGGCATGGTCAAGACGATCTTCGACAAGAAGACCGGCGAGCTGCTCGGCGCTCACATGGTCGGCGCGGAAGTCACCGAACTGATCCAGGGCTTTGTCGTGGCGATGAACCTCGAGACGACTGAAGAAGACCTGATGCACACGATCTTCCCGCATCCGACCATTTCGGAAACGATGAAGGAAAGCGTGCTGGACGCCTATGGCCGCGTACTGAACGCGTAA
- a CDS encoding pyruvate dehydrogenase complex dihydrolipoamide acetyltransferase, translating into MPINITMPALSPTMEEGNLAKWLVKEGDKVKSGDVIAEIETDKATMEVEAVDEGTIAKIVVPAGSESVKVNALIAVLAEDGEDVAAAAAGVGSAPAAKAEAAPTDKAAEAPKAAAPVADAAPAPSTPAPVADGKRVFSSPLARRLAKEAGLDLSAVAGTGPHGRVVKADVEKAAASGGAKAAAPAAAQAAAPAPAAAKGPSDDATLKLFAEGSYELLPHDGMRKTIAARLTESTQTVPSYTVSMDCELDALMKLRAEINASAPVKKTEKGEVPSFKLSVNDFIIKAMALALRDVPMANASWTSTARVLHKHSDVGVAVSIPDGLITPIVRKAETKALSVISNEVKDMAKRARDKKLKPEEYQGGTTSVSNLGMFGVSSFTSIVNLPQASIVSIGAGVEKPVVRGGKIEVGTVMSATFAFDHRVIDGALGAELASAFKRYIENPMSMLV; encoded by the coding sequence ATGCCTATCAACATCACCATGCCTGCCCTTTCCCCGACCATGGAAGAGGGCAACCTCGCCAAGTGGCTGGTCAAGGAAGGCGACAAGGTCAAGTCCGGCGACGTGATCGCCGAGATCGAAACCGACAAGGCGACGATGGAAGTCGAAGCCGTCGACGAGGGCACGATCGCCAAGATCGTGGTTCCCGCCGGTAGCGAATCCGTCAAGGTCAACGCGCTGATCGCGGTTCTTGCCGAAGATGGCGAAGACGTTGCTGCTGCGGCTGCCGGCGTGGGCTCTGCACCTGCCGCCAAGGCTGAAGCCGCTCCGACTGACAAGGCTGCGGAAGCTCCGAAGGCCGCTGCTCCGGTTGCCGATGCTGCTCCTGCACCGTCGACGCCAGCACCGGTTGCCGATGGCAAGCGGGTCTTCTCTTCGCCGCTCGCCAGGCGTCTGGCCAAGGAAGCCGGTCTCGATCTTTCCGCCGTTGCCGGCACCGGTCCGCATGGCCGTGTCGTCAAGGCCGATGTCGAGAAGGCTGCCGCATCGGGTGGCGCAAAGGCTGCTGCTCCGGCCGCAGCCCAGGCTGCCGCCCCGGCACCAGCCGCTGCCAAGGGGCCGTCGGATGATGCGACGCTCAAGCTGTTTGCGGAGGGCTCCTACGAGCTTCTGCCGCATGACGGCATGCGCAAGACGATCGCCGCACGACTCACCGAGTCCACCCAGACGGTTCCGTCCTACACGGTGTCGATGGATTGCGAACTCGACGCGCTTATGAAGCTGCGCGCCGAGATCAATGCCTCGGCACCGGTGAAAAAGACCGAGAAGGGTGAGGTGCCTAGCTTCAAGCTCTCCGTCAACGACTTCATCATCAAGGCGATGGCGCTGGCGCTCCGGGATGTCCCGATGGCGAATGCCTCCTGGACCTCGACGGCCCGCGTGCTGCACAAGCATTCCGACGTCGGTGTCGCGGTTTCGATCCCGGACGGGCTGATCACGCCGATCGTCCGCAAGGCCGAAACCAAGGCTCTGTCGGTCATCTCCAACGAGGTGAAGGACATGGCCAAGCGCGCCCGCGACAAGAAGCTGAAGCCGGAAGAATACCAGGGCGGCACGACATCCGTGTCCAACCTCGGCATGTTCGGCGTCTCGTCCTTCACCTCGATTGTCAACCTGCCGCAGGCCTCGATCGTGTCGATCGGCGCCGGCGTCGAGAAGCCGGTCGTTCGTGGCGGCAAGATCGAAGTGGGTACGGTGATGTCGGCAACGTTTGCCTTCGACCACCGCGTCATCGATGGCGCGCTCGGTGCGGAACTCGCATCCGCCTTCAAGCGCTACATCGAAAACCCGATGTCGATGCTGGTCTAG